The following coding sequences lie in one Heyndrickxia oleronia genomic window:
- the prmC gene encoding peptide chain release factor N(5)-glutamine methyltransferase, with protein sequence MVQGQKVFEALQWASSFLVEHQRDANAGEILLRHYLQMSRSQLFANQQLVLPEQVQKDFYKAVRMHAGGVPIQHIMGYEEFYGREFIVNQDVLIPRPETEELIVEAITRTKRMFPDQKDLKMVDIGTGSGIIAITMKLECPYLFTSAIDISGSALEIAKKNAARYKADISFIQGDLLIPIIKAKEKVDIILSNPPYIPNRDIEVLSDVVKDHEPHQALFGGFDGLDYYRRLMEQIPEVIREKALIGFEIGMGQGEQVAEILRKSFPQSVIEIVNDINGKDRMVFCEI encoded by the coding sequence ATGGTTCAAGGCCAAAAAGTCTTTGAAGCTCTGCAATGGGCTTCTTCTTTTTTAGTGGAACATCAACGGGACGCGAATGCAGGTGAAATCCTGCTGAGACATTATCTACAGATGAGTAGATCTCAGTTATTTGCAAACCAACAATTGGTTCTTCCGGAGCAAGTACAGAAAGATTTTTATAAAGCTGTTAGGATGCATGCAGGTGGAGTTCCTATTCAGCATATAATGGGCTATGAAGAGTTCTATGGCAGGGAGTTTATCGTTAATCAGGATGTACTTATCCCTCGTCCAGAGACAGAGGAATTAATTGTTGAAGCCATTACTAGAACTAAGCGAATGTTTCCAGACCAAAAGGATTTGAAAATGGTCGATATAGGTACTGGTAGTGGAATTATTGCTATCACAATGAAACTTGAATGCCCATATCTTTTTACTTCAGCCATAGACATATCTGGAAGTGCGTTGGAAATAGCGAAAAAAAATGCAGCCCGGTATAAAGCGGATATTTCTTTTATACAAGGTGATTTATTAATCCCTATTATTAAGGCAAAGGAAAAAGTGGATATTATATTATCCAATCCTCCCTATATTCCGAACAGAGATATTGAAGTATTATCTGATGTGGTGAAGGATCACGAACCACATCAGGCACTATTTGGAGGATTTGACGGGCTCGATTATTATAGAAGATTAATGGAACAGATTCCTGAAGTTATTAGGGAGAAGGCATTAATTGGGTTTGAAATTGGAATGGGTCAAGGGGAACAAGTCGCTGAAATCCTTAGAAAGTCATTTCCACAAAGTGTCATTGAAATAGTAAATGACATAAATGGAAAGGATCGAATGGTTTTTTGTGAAATATAA
- the prfA gene encoding peptide chain release factor 1 → MFDRLQIVEDRYEKLNELLSDPEIINDTKKLREYSKEQSDIQETVMVYREYKEVQQQFKDAKAMLEEKLDNEMREMVKEEIHELEEQIEGFEDRLKILLLPKDPNDDKNVIMEIRGAAGGDEAALFAGDLYRMYSRYAEAQGWKTEVIEASTTGVGGYKEIIFMINGKGAFSKLKFENGAHRVQRVPETESGGRIHTSTATVAVLPEAEEVEVEIHEKDIRVDTFASSGPGGQSVNTTMSAVRLTHIPTGTVVSCQDEKSQIKNKEKAMKVLRARVYDKFQQEAQAEYDANRKSAVGTGDRSERIRTYNFPQNRVTDHRIGLTIQKLDQILQGKMDDIIDALILEDQSHKLESVND, encoded by the coding sequence ATGTTTGATCGATTACAAATTGTAGAAGATCGTTATGAGAAGCTCAATGAACTTTTAAGCGATCCTGAAATTATTAACGATACAAAAAAATTAAGAGAATATTCAAAGGAACAGTCTGATATTCAGGAAACAGTTATGGTGTATCGTGAATATAAAGAAGTTCAACAGCAATTTAAAGATGCAAAAGCAATGTTAGAAGAAAAGCTTGATAATGAAATGCGTGAGATGGTTAAAGAAGAAATACATGAATTAGAAGAACAAATTGAAGGCTTTGAAGACCGTTTAAAAATATTACTTTTACCAAAAGATCCTAATGATGATAAGAACGTTATTATGGAGATTCGCGGAGCAGCAGGTGGAGACGAGGCAGCTCTTTTTGCAGGCGATCTTTATCGAATGTATAGTCGTTATGCAGAGGCTCAAGGTTGGAAAACTGAAGTGATTGAGGCTAGTACAACTGGTGTAGGCGGCTATAAGGAAATTATTTTCATGATTAATGGGAAGGGAGCATTTTCAAAACTAAAATTTGAAAATGGAGCTCATCGTGTTCAACGTGTACCAGAGACAGAATCAGGTGGTCGTATTCATACGTCTACTGCGACGGTAGCAGTTCTACCTGAAGCTGAAGAGGTTGAAGTGGAAATACATGAAAAGGATATTCGTGTAGATACGTTTGCGTCTAGTGGACCAGGTGGACAAAGCGTTAACACGACCATGTCAGCAGTTCGTTTAACACATATTCCAACTGGAACAGTAGTTTCTTGCCAAGATGAGAAATCACAAATAAAGAATAAGGAAAAGGCAATGAAGGTTTTACGTGCACGTGTCTATGATAAATTTCAACAAGAAGCACAAGCAGAATATGATGCCAATCGTAAGTCTGCTGTTGGGACGGGAGATCGTTCAGAACGTATTCGTACGTATAATTTCCCGCAAAATCGTGTTACTGATCACCGTATCGGATTAACTATTCAAAAATTGGATCAGATTCTTCAAGGAAAAATGGATGATATTATAGATGCGCTTATTTTGGAAGATCAATCCCATAAACTAGAAAGTGTGAATGACTAA
- a CDS encoding aminotransferase class I/II-fold pyridoxal phosphate-dependent enzyme, with product MNSKNELDKSSSIDCFPEVTSFSEYFMEKGTVPYFRVNDGIASNTIIINGKEMINYSTYNYLGMNGCEEINEQVYKAIQQYGTSVSGSRLLSGEIELHSRLEKKIASFIGTEDAIVQVGGHSTNVNTIGNLVNGEDLILYDALAHNSIIQGAILSKAKRRPFKHNDMESLESKLKKLRYKYRRVLIVVEGVYSMDGDICKLPELIKLKNKYNALLMVDEAHSIGTIGENGRGVTSYYNIDPKEVDVLMGTLSKSLNSCGGYIAGSKRFIHYLRYNSPGFIFSVGITPANAAAAYASLEICEREEHLFERLKKNSTYFLSKLKSLDVNTGDSCDTPIIPMIIGNTDKALIFAEKLYQRGVNAMPIVYPAVKESQARIRFFMSAAHTKENIDQTIQIIKEELINQKEEALQYS from the coding sequence GTGAATTCAAAAAATGAACTTGATAAGTCCTCTAGTATTGATTGTTTTCCGGAGGTTACGAGCTTTTCTGAGTATTTTATGGAAAAAGGAACTGTACCGTACTTTAGAGTGAATGATGGAATTGCATCGAATACGATAATCATTAATGGAAAAGAAATGATTAATTACTCAACTTATAATTATTTAGGAATGAATGGTTGTGAGGAAATAAATGAGCAAGTATATAAAGCTATACAACAATATGGAACAAGCGTATCTGGAAGTAGATTATTAAGTGGAGAAATTGAGCTTCACTCAAGATTAGAAAAAAAGATTGCATCTTTTATTGGAACAGAAGATGCAATTGTACAAGTAGGTGGCCATAGTACAAATGTAAATACGATTGGAAATCTTGTAAATGGAGAGGATTTAATTCTATATGATGCATTAGCACATAATAGTATTATTCAAGGAGCTATTTTATCGAAGGCCAAAAGAAGGCCATTTAAACATAATGATATGGAAAGTCTTGAAAGTAAGTTGAAAAAATTGAGATACAAATACCGACGTGTTCTAATTGTTGTAGAAGGTGTTTATAGTATGGATGGAGATATTTGCAAACTACCTGAGTTGATCAAATTAAAAAACAAATATAACGCACTCTTAATGGTCGACGAAGCACACTCAATTGGTACAATTGGTGAAAATGGTCGTGGAGTGACAAGTTATTACAATATTGATCCAAAAGAAGTAGATGTATTAATGGGTACATTAAGTAAATCACTTAACAGCTGTGGGGGATATATCGCGGGTAGTAAAAGATTTATTCATTATTTAAGATACAATTCTCCGGGATTTATTTTTAGTGTTGGTATAACTCCTGCCAATGCCGCAGCTGCGTATGCATCATTAGAAATATGTGAGAGAGAAGAGCATTTATTTGAAAGGCTAAAGAAGAATTCAACTTACTTCCTTTCAAAGTTAAAGTCATTGGATGTAAATACTGGAGATAGTTGTGACACACCTATCATTCCGATGATTATAGGAAATACTGATAAGGCTCTTATTTTTGCTGAAAAGCTTTATCAAAGAGGTGTGAATGCAATGCCTATTGTTTATCCAGCTGTTAAGGAAAGCCAAGCAAGAATTAGATTTTTTATGTCAGCGGCGCATACGAAGGAAAATATTGATCAAACCATCCAAATAATCAAAGAAGAATTAATCAATCAGAAGGAAGAAGCATTACAATACAGTTGA
- a CDS encoding thymidine kinase, whose product MYVMEHSGWIEVICGSMFSGKSEELIRRVRRAQFAKQEIAVFKPKLDDRYSKESVVSHNGTSVIALPIEKARDIFENIHRNIDIIAIDEAQFFDEEIVEVVQELANNGHRVILAGLDQDFRGVPFGPMPKLMAIAELVTKLQAVCTVCGSPASRTQRLINGKPACADDPIILVGASEAYEARCRHHHEVPEGISIPLKQIVTSVE is encoded by the coding sequence ATGTATGTAATGGAACACTCAGGTTGGATAGAAGTAATTTGTGGCAGTATGTTTTCAGGCAAGTCTGAAGAACTAATCAGACGTGTACGTCGTGCACAGTTTGCTAAACAAGAAATTGCTGTATTTAAACCTAAGTTGGATGACCGCTACAGCAAAGAATCAGTTGTTTCTCATAACGGTACCTCGGTTATTGCCCTTCCGATAGAAAAAGCACGTGATATCTTTGAAAACATACATAGAAATATTGATATCATTGCCATAGATGAGGCACAGTTTTTCGATGAAGAAATTGTTGAGGTTGTTCAAGAATTAGCGAATAATGGACATCGGGTTATTTTGGCTGGACTTGATCAAGATTTCAGAGGGGTTCCTTTCGGGCCGATGCCAAAACTTATGGCTATTGCAGAATTAGTAACAAAGCTCCAGGCAGTATGTACAGTTTGTGGATCACCTGCAAGTAGAACTCAACGTTTAATTAATGGTAAACCAGCTTGTGCGGATGATCCAATCATCCTTGTGGGTGCTTCGGAAGCTTATGAAGCTCGCTGTCGTCATCATCATGAAGTCCCAGAGGGAATTAGTATACCTCTAAAACAAATTGTTACTAGTGTAGAATAA
- the rpmE gene encoding 50S ribosomal protein L31 — translation MKAGIHPGYKKAMVKCACGNEFESGSVKEEIRVEVCSECHPFYTGRQKFASADGRVDRFNKKYGFKQQ, via the coding sequence ATGAAAGCAGGTATTCATCCAGGATACAAAAAAGCAATGGTTAAATGCGCTTGCGGTAACGAATTCGAAAGTGGTTCAGTAAAAGAAGAGATTCGTGTTGAGGTATGCTCAGAATGTCATCCATTCTATACTGGTCGCCAAAAATTCGCTTCTGCTGATGGACGTGTTGACCGATTCAATAAAAAATACGGTTTTAAACAACAATAA
- the rho gene encoding transcription termination factor Rho, with translation MEGLSISSLDNMTLKELYALAREYKVSYYSKLTKKELIFAILKARAEQEGYFFMEGVLEIIQSEGFGFLRPINYSPSSEDIYISASQIRRFDLRNGDKVSGKVRPPKENERYYGLLHVEAVNGDNPESAKERVHFPALTPLYPDRQIKLETAPNKLSTRIMDLIAPVGFGQRGLIVAPPKAGKTMLLKEIANSITTNNPDAELIVLLIDERPEEVTDIERSVNAEVVSSTFDEVPENHIKVAELVLERAMRLVEHKRDVVILMDSITRLARAYNLVIPPSGRTLSGGIDPAAFHRPKRFFGAARNIEEGGSLTILATALVETGSRMDDVIYEEFKGTGNMELHLDRSLSEKRIFPAIDIRRSGTRKEELLIPKEHLDKLWAIRKSMSDTPDFVERFLRKLKKTKTNEEFFEVLTAEMKGSTTGRRTV, from the coding sequence ATGGAAGGTTTATCAATTTCAAGTCTTGATAATATGACGCTTAAGGAGCTCTATGCTTTAGCACGAGAGTATAAAGTTTCATACTATAGTAAATTAACAAAAAAAGAACTTATTTTTGCGATTTTAAAAGCACGTGCTGAACAAGAAGGCTATTTCTTCATGGAAGGTGTTCTTGAAATCATCCAATCGGAAGGCTTTGGTTTCTTAAGACCAATAAATTATTCCCCAAGTTCAGAGGATATTTATATTTCAGCTTCCCAAATTCGACGTTTTGATTTAAGAAATGGTGATAAGGTTTCAGGAAAAGTTCGTCCTCCAAAGGAAAATGAACGCTATTATGGATTACTTCATGTTGAAGCAGTAAATGGGGATAATCCAGAATCTGCAAAGGAACGTGTGCATTTCCCTGCACTAACACCATTATATCCAGACAGACAAATAAAATTAGAAACAGCTCCCAATAAATTATCCACTAGGATTATGGATCTAATTGCCCCTGTTGGTTTTGGACAACGTGGTTTAATTGTCGCTCCTCCTAAGGCAGGAAAAACGATGCTTTTAAAGGAGATAGCTAATTCCATAACAACGAATAACCCTGATGCCGAGCTAATTGTTCTATTAATTGACGAGCGTCCTGAAGAGGTAACCGATATCGAGCGCTCAGTTAATGCAGAGGTTGTAAGTTCAACTTTTGATGAGGTACCAGAAAATCATATTAAAGTAGCAGAATTAGTATTGGAAAGAGCCATGCGTTTAGTTGAGCATAAGCGTGATGTTGTTATTCTGATGGATAGCATTACTCGTCTAGCCCGTGCATACAACTTAGTCATTCCCCCAAGTGGACGAACTCTTTCAGGTGGTATTGATCCAGCTGCGTTCCACCGTCCAAAACGTTTCTTTGGTGCAGCTAGAAATATTGAAGAAGGTGGTAGCTTAACTATTTTGGCGACTGCACTTGTTGAAACTGGCTCACGGATGGACGATGTTATTTATGAAGAATTTAAAGGAACCGGTAATATGGAACTCCATCTTGACCGTTCACTATCAGAAAAACGAATCTTCCCTGCTATTGATATTCGTCGATCAGGAACGCGTAAAGAAGAATTACTTATTCCGAAGGAGCATTTAGACAAACTGTGGGCAATAAGAAAGTCAATGTCTGATACACCTGATTTTGTAGAAAGATTTTTACGCAAACTAAAGAAAACGAAAACGAATGAGGAATTTTTTGAGGTTTTAACTGCTGAAATGAAAGGCAGTACAACTGGAAGAAGAACGGTTTAA
- the glpX gene encoding class II fructose-bisphosphatase encodes MERSLSMELVRVTEAAALASARLMGRGKKPEADDAATSAMRDVFDTIPMKGTVVIGEGEMDEAPMLYIGEKLGTGYGPRVDVAVDPLEGTNIVASGGWNALAVLAVADHGNLLHAPDMYMDKIAVGPEAVGQIDINASVLDNLKAVAKAKNKDVEDVVATVLNRPRHEHIIAQLREAGARIKLINDGDVAGAINTAFDHTGVDILFGSGGAPEGVIAAVALKCLGGELQGRLLPQNDAELERCIKMGLDTNKILLMEDLVRGDDAIFSATGVTDGELLKGVQFKGSYGSTHSVVMRAKSGTVRFIDGRHSLKKKPNLVIK; translated from the coding sequence ATGGAAAGAAGTTTATCGATGGAATTGGTCCGTGTAACGGAGGCCGCTGCTCTTGCTTCTGCTCGATTAATGGGAAGAGGGAAAAAGCCAGAAGCAGATGATGCAGCTACTTCAGCAATGCGTGATGTATTTGATACCATTCCAATGAAAGGTACAGTAGTCATTGGAGAGGGAGAGATGGACGAGGCTCCAATGTTATATATCGGTGAAAAACTTGGTACAGGATATGGACCACGTGTCGACGTAGCTGTGGATCCTCTTGAAGGAACAAATATTGTTGCATCTGGGGGTTGGAACGCATTAGCTGTGTTAGCGGTTGCAGATCATGGAAATTTATTACATGCTCCCGATATGTATATGGATAAAATTGCTGTTGGTCCAGAAGCTGTTGGCCAAATCGATATTAATGCTTCTGTTCTAGATAATTTAAAAGCTGTAGCGAAAGCAAAAAACAAAGATGTAGAGGATGTTGTAGCAACAGTTTTAAATAGACCAAGACATGAGCATATTATTGCGCAACTTCGTGAAGCAGGAGCAAGAATAAAGCTTATCAACGACGGGGATGTAGCAGGAGCAATAAATACGGCTTTTGATCATACAGGTGTTGATATTCTATTCGGATCTGGCGGTGCACCAGAAGGTGTGATTGCTGCGGTTGCCTTGAAATGTCTTGGTGGAGAGTTACAGGGAAGATTGTTACCACAAAATGATGCCGAATTAGAACGCTGTATTAAAATGGGATTGGATACGAATAAAATTTTATTAATGGAAGACTTAGTCCGCGGTGATGATGCAATCTTCTCGGCAACAGGTGTTACAGATGGAGAACTTTTAAAAGGGGTTCAATTTAAAGGCTCCTACGGTTCTACTCACTCAGTGGTTATGCGAGCTAAATCGGGAACTGTTCGGTTTATTGATGGACGACATAGCCTAAAAAAGAAACCAAATTTAGTAATCAAATAA
- a CDS encoding UDP-N-acetylglucosamine 1-carboxyvinyltransferase gives MEKLKIAGGYSLKGTIKVSGAKNSAVALIPATILAETPVTIEGLPNISDVGILKTLLEEIGGAVTFEDGEMVVDPTQMVSMPLPNGKVKKLRASYYLMGAMLGRFKKAVIGLPGGCHLGPRPIDQHIKGFEALGAKVTNEQGAIYLRADELHGARIYLDVVSVGATINIMLAAVKAKGKTVIENAAKEPEIIDVATLLTNMGAKIKGAGTDVIRIEGVESLNGCRHTIIPDRIEAGTFMLLGAAAGDGVLIDNVIPHHLESLTAKLREMGVPIEVGDEQIFIGKGEHLKAVDIKTLVYPGFPTDLQQPFTSLLTKAEGTSVVTDTIYSARFKHIDELRRMNANIKVEGRSAIINGPTTLQGAKVKASDLRAGAALVIAGLMAEGITEVTGLEHIDRGYSNLVEKLEGLGATIWREKMTEEEMEQQKSL, from the coding sequence ATGGAAAAACTAAAGATTGCAGGGGGATATTCATTAAAAGGAACAATTAAAGTAAGTGGCGCTAAAAACAGTGCGGTTGCTTTAATACCTGCCACGATCCTAGCAGAAACCCCTGTGACGATAGAAGGTTTACCCAATATTTCAGATGTTGGAATTTTGAAAACTTTATTGGAAGAAATCGGTGGGGCGGTTACATTTGAAGACGGTGAAATGGTAGTAGATCCAACACAAATGGTTTCGATGCCACTACCAAATGGAAAGGTCAAAAAACTTCGTGCATCCTATTATTTAATGGGAGCTATGCTTGGAAGATTTAAAAAAGCTGTGATCGGATTGCCTGGTGGTTGTCATTTAGGTCCAAGACCTATTGATCAGCACATTAAAGGGTTTGAGGCTTTAGGTGCAAAGGTGACAAATGAGCAAGGTGCAATATACTTACGAGCAGATGAATTGCATGGTGCAAGAATTTATCTGGATGTTGTTAGTGTAGGTGCGACCATTAATATTATGTTGGCTGCAGTCAAAGCAAAAGGGAAAACTGTCATTGAAAACGCTGCAAAGGAACCAGAAATCATTGATGTAGCGACCTTACTTACAAATATGGGAGCAAAAATAAAGGGAGCCGGAACTGATGTCATACGAATCGAAGGTGTAGAATCATTAAATGGTTGTCGCCATACAATTATTCCCGATCGTATTGAAGCAGGGACATTTATGTTACTAGGTGCAGCTGCTGGTGATGGTGTATTAATTGATAATGTAATACCGCATCACTTAGAATCATTGACTGCAAAGCTTCGTGAAATGGGCGTTCCAATAGAGGTCGGCGATGAGCAAATCTTCATTGGCAAAGGCGAACATTTGAAAGCAGTTGATATAAAAACCTTGGTATATCCTGGTTTTCCAACTGATTTGCAACAACCTTTTACTTCACTTCTAACTAAGGCAGAAGGAACTTCTGTAGTAACAGATACGATTTATTCTGCACGATTTAAGCATATTGATGAATTAAGAAGAATGAATGCGAACATCAAGGTTGAAGGTCGTTCCGCAATCATTAATGGACCTACTACTCTACAAGGAGCAAAGGTAAAAGCAAGTGACCTACGGGCTGGTGCTGCCCTTGTAATTGCCGGTTTAATGGCAGAAGGTATTACTGAAGTAACTGGTTTAGAACATATTGACCGGGGATATAGTAATTTAGTTGAAAAACTAGAAGGTTTAGGGGCCACTATTTGGCGTGAAAAAATGACTGAAGAAGAAATGGAACAGCAAAAGAGCCTGTGA
- the fsa gene encoding fructose-6-phosphate aldolase, with protein MKFFIDTANLEEIKQAFELGIIAGVTTNPSLVAKENVSFPERLKEITSFVTGSVSAEVIALDAEGMVKEGRELAKIAPNITIKVPMTPEGLKAVHIFSKEGIKTNVTLIFSANQALMAARAGASYVSPFLGRLDDIGHNGIELVSTIAEIFETHQINTEIIAASIRHPQHITDAALAGAHIATVPFKVIMQLFKHPLTDKGIEQFLQDWDSHLQK; from the coding sequence ATGAAATTTTTTATTGATACGGCAAATTTGGAAGAAATTAAACAAGCATTTGAACTTGGTATTATAGCAGGTGTAACAACTAATCCGTCACTAGTAGCAAAAGAGAATGTATCTTTTCCTGAACGCTTAAAGGAAATCACTAGTTTCGTTACAGGTTCTGTTAGCGCTGAGGTAATTGCCTTAGATGCAGAAGGTATGGTTAAAGAAGGACGCGAACTTGCTAAAATTGCCCCAAATATTACGATAAAGGTTCCAATGACTCCAGAAGGCTTAAAAGCTGTACATATTTTCTCGAAAGAGGGAATAAAAACCAATGTAACGTTAATTTTTAGTGCAAATCAAGCATTGATGGCTGCCCGTGCTGGAGCATCATATGTATCTCCATTTTTAGGAAGACTAGATGATATCGGTCATAATGGAATTGAGCTTGTATCCACGATAGCAGAAATTTTTGAAACTCATCAAATTAATACAGAAATTATTGCTGCATCTATTAGGCACCCCCAACATATCACGGATGCTGCATTAGCGGGTGCACATATTGCAACGGTTCCTTTTAAAGTAATCATGCAATTATTTAAACATCCACTAACGGACAAAGGAATTGAACAATTTTTGCAAGATTGGGATTCACATCTGCAAAAATAA
- a CDS encoding class II fructose-bisphosphate aldolase has product MPLVSMTEMLNKAKEGHYAVGQFNINNLEFTQAILLAAEEEKSPVILGVSEGAGRYIGGFKTVVKMVEGLMEDYKITVPVAIHLDHGSSYDKCKEAIDAGFTSVMIDASHHPFEENVAITSKVVEYAHAKDVSVEAELGTVGGQEDDVVANGVIYADPNECQELVKRTGIDTLAPALGSVHGPYKGEPNLGFKEMEEIGKATGLPLVLHGGTGIPTKDIQKAISLGTAKINVNTENQIASAKKVREVLAADAEMYDPRKYLGPARDAIKETVIGKIREFGSSNKA; this is encoded by the coding sequence ATGCCATTAGTCTCTATGACTGAAATGCTCAATAAAGCTAAAGAAGGCCATTATGCTGTTGGTCAATTCAATATTAATAATTTAGAATTTACACAAGCGATTCTTCTTGCAGCAGAAGAAGAAAAGTCACCAGTTATCCTTGGGGTTTCTGAAGGTGCTGGTCGCTATATTGGTGGTTTTAAAACAGTAGTAAAAATGGTAGAAGGTTTAATGGAAGACTATAAGATTACAGTACCAGTTGCTATTCATTTGGATCACGGTTCAAGCTATGATAAATGTAAAGAAGCTATTGATGCTGGATTTACTTCAGTGATGATTGATGCTTCACACCATCCATTTGAAGAAAATGTGGCGATTACATCTAAAGTAGTTGAATATGCACATGCTAAAGATGTTTCTGTAGAAGCAGAACTTGGAACAGTTGGTGGACAAGAAGATGATGTGGTTGCAAATGGTGTCATTTATGCAGATCCGAATGAATGTCAAGAACTAGTGAAGCGTACAGGTATTGATACACTTGCTCCAGCATTGGGTTCTGTTCATGGTCCTTACAAAGGTGAACCAAATCTTGGTTTCAAGGAAATGGAAGAGATAGGTAAAGCTACAGGTCTTCCTTTAGTTTTACATGGAGGAACAGGTATCCCAACAAAAGATATTCAAAAGGCGATTTCTTTAGGAACAGCTAAAATTAATGTAAATACAGAAAACCAAATTGCTTCAGCAAAAAAAGTGCGTGAAGTACTTGCTGCAGACGCAGAAATGTATGATCCTAGAAAATATTTAGGACCTGCTCGTGATGCCATAAAAGAAACTGTAATTGGTAAAATACGCGAATTTGGTTCTTCTAATAAAGCTTAA
- a CDS encoding response regulator, with protein sequence MEEKILIVDDQFGIRILLNEVLKKEGYHTFQAANGVQALEITKKHSPDLVLLDMKIPGMDGIEILKRMKSIDPDIRVIIMTAYGELDMIQEAKDLGALTHFAKPFDIDDIRKAVREHLPVKG encoded by the coding sequence ATGGAAGAAAAAATATTAATTGTTGATGATCAATTTGGAATTCGAATCCTTTTAAATGAAGTACTAAAAAAGGAGGGATATCATACATTCCAGGCAGCAAATGGCGTTCAAGCATTGGAAATTACAAAGAAGCATTCTCCAGATCTCGTCTTGTTAGATATGAAAATACCAGGAATGGATGGTATCGAAATTTTAAAAAGAATGAAAAGTATTGATCCAGATATTCGCGTGATTATTATGACTGCTTATGGAGAATTGGACATGATCCAAGAGGCGAAAGATTTGGGTGCACTTACACATTTTGCTAAGCCCTTCGATATAGACGACATCAGAAAAGCTGTGAGAGAGCATTTACCAGTAAAAGGTTAG